A single region of the Pseudomonas sp. B21-023 genome encodes:
- a CDS encoding heavy metal sensor histidine kinase — MNPLRNSIALRLSALFAMVALAVFVLIGSALYRQVDRSLDLLPEAELDARFSVLESTLNRYGTPEHWAKINNKLNLLGEEDRRIRFWVVSGNPAFEYGQPSELVRAFADGPEGMRDLRLSDSPYPYKVLVSALPALGERPPLRFLIGIDTETFWQAQHSLLVAIVGLAAFGVVLASLLGYWVARIGLRPLLALSDEAQALAPPRLDGRLQTRDLPPELARFADTFNAALDRVSQAYSQLEAFNADVAHELRSPLTNLIGQTQVALTRGRSAEHYFEVLQSNLEELERLRSIINDMLFLASADQGSKATALTQASLAEEVATTLDYLDYILEDAHVSVTVSGDAQACIEKAQLRRALINLLNNAVQHTAPHQAIQVRIESTEEQVSIAVSNPGPAIDNEHLPMLFERFYRVDAARANSGGGNHGLGLAIVKAIALMHGGSVFVHSEAGANTFGINLPSAQLRGFAVKV; from the coding sequence ATGAATCCTTTACGCAACTCCATCGCCCTGCGCCTGTCGGCGCTGTTCGCCATGGTCGCCCTGGCCGTGTTCGTGCTGATCGGCAGCGCGCTGTACCGCCAGGTCGATCGCAGTCTCGACCTGTTGCCTGAAGCCGAGCTCGATGCGCGCTTCAGCGTGCTCGAATCGACCCTCAACCGCTACGGCACCCCCGAGCACTGGGCCAAGATCAACAACAAGCTCAACCTGCTCGGCGAAGAAGACCGGCGCATCCGCTTCTGGGTAGTGAGCGGCAATCCGGCCTTCGAGTATGGCCAGCCCAGCGAACTGGTCCGCGCTTTCGCCGACGGCCCGGAGGGCATGCGCGACCTGCGCCTGAGCGACAGCCCCTATCCCTACAAGGTGCTGGTCAGCGCTCTGCCCGCCCTGGGCGAGCGCCCGCCGCTGCGCTTTCTGATCGGCATCGATACCGAGACGTTCTGGCAGGCCCAGCACAGTCTGCTGGTGGCTATCGTCGGCCTGGCGGCCTTCGGCGTGGTGCTGGCCTCGCTGCTTGGTTACTGGGTCGCGCGCATTGGCCTGCGCCCACTGCTGGCCCTCTCCGACGAGGCCCAGGCCCTGGCGCCGCCGCGTCTGGATGGCCGCCTGCAGACCCGCGACCTGCCGCCTGAACTGGCACGCTTCGCCGACACCTTCAATGCCGCCCTCGACCGCGTCAGCCAGGCCTATTCGCAACTGGAAGCCTTCAACGCCGACGTCGCCCACGAACTGCGTTCGCCGCTGACCAACCTGATCGGCCAGACCCAGGTCGCCCTCACCCGCGGGCGCAGCGCCGAGCACTACTTCGAGGTGCTGCAATCGAACCTCGAAGAACTCGAGCGCCTGCGCAGCATCATCAACGACATGCTGTTCCTGGCCAGCGCCGACCAGGGCAGCAAGGCCACCGCCCTTACCCAGGCCTCACTGGCCGAGGAAGTGGCCACCACTCTCGACTACCTCGACTACATCCTCGAAGACGCCCACGTCAGCGTCACCGTCAGCGGCGATGCCCAGGCCTGCATCGAAAAGGCCCAGTTGCGCCGGGCGCTGATCAACCTGCTGAACAACGCCGTGCAGCACACCGCACCGCACCAGGCGATCCAGGTGCGCATCGAGTCTACTGAGGAGCAGGTCAGCATCGCGGTGAGCAACCCGGGGCCGGCGATCGACAACGAACACCTGCCGATGCTGTTCGAGCGCTTCTATCGGGTGGATGCGGCCCGCGCCAACAGCGGCGGCGGCAACCACGGACTGGGCCTGGCCATCGTCAAGGCAATCGCCCTGATGCACGGCGGCAGTGTTTTCGTGCACAGCGAGGCCGGGGCCAATACCTTCGGTATCAACTTGCCGAGCGCTCAACTACGCGGGTTTGCGGTAAAAGTCTGA
- a CDS encoding DUF3077 domain-containing protein — MSEQPDMPVTAGDETFLECYRVLPGVPLSRAFDELSVLQDCILHLTTEAEMEGDLKAGSAARMLSAMAKALINDLETGLKRNS, encoded by the coding sequence ATGAGCGAGCAGCCCGATATGCCCGTCACCGCTGGCGACGAGACTTTCCTGGAATGTTATCGCGTGCTGCCGGGTGTGCCCTTGAGCCGGGCATTCGATGAGCTGTCGGTATTGCAGGATTGCATCCTGCACCTGACCACCGAGGCGGAAATGGAAGGGGACCTGAAAGCAGGGAGTGCGGCGCGGATGCTCAGTGCCATGGCCAAGGCGCTGATCAATGACCTGGAAACAGGGCTGAAAAGAAACAGTTGA
- a CDS encoding multidrug efflux RND transporter permease subunit codes for MNTRNGVSAWCIDHPIATLLLTFALVLLGAIAFPRLPVAPLPEADFPTIQVTAQLPGASPETMASSVATPLEVQFSAIPGMTQMISSSALGSTNLILQFTLDKNIDTAAQEVQAAINTATARLPQDLPSPPTWRKVNPADSPVLILTVSSAQMPGNQLSDYAETLLARQLSQIDGVGLINITGQLRPAIRVQAQPEKLAAIGLTLADIRQAIQQTSLNLAKGALYGEHSVSTLAANDQLFHPEDYAKLIVSYRNGAPVHLADVAKVIDGAENAYVRAWSGEQPGLNLVIFRQPGANIVDTVDRVMAALPRLQEMLPAAVEVSVLQDRTQTIRASLHEVELTLLIAVALVIGVMALFLRQWSATFIVSSVLGVSLIASCALMYVFGFSLNNLTLVAIVIAVGFVVDDAIVVVENIHRHLEAGDDSRTAALKGAGEIGFTVVSISFSLIAAFIPLLFMGGVVGRLFKEFALTATTTILISVVVSLTLAPTLAALCMRRPEAQHDGFGQRLVRWYEKGLDRALAHQRVTLGVFGLTLALAVVGYVAIPKGFFPLQDTGFILGTSEAAADVSYPAMIEKHKALAKIIEADPAVRAFSHSVGVTGSNQTIANGRFWISLKPRGERDVSASEWIDRMRAKLAQVPGIVLYLRAGQDINLSSGPSRTQYQYVLKSNDGVALNLWTQRLTERLRENPAFRDLSNDLQLGASVTRIDIDRQAAARFGLTTTDVDQALYDAFGQRQISEFQTETNQYKVILELDARQRGKAESLNYFYLRSPLSGEMVPLSALAHVAPPSTGPLSISHDGLFPAANLSFNLAPGVALGDAVQILERTQRELGMPDAIAGNFQGAAQAFQSSLSSQPYLILAALVAVYIILGVLYESFVHPLTIISTLPSAGLGALILLWAMRQDFTIMGLIGVVLLIGIVKKNGILLIDFALEAQRNRGMTPEQAIHQACLVRFRPIIMTTLAALLGALPLMFGFGAGAELRQPLGIAVVGGLLVSQALTLFTTPVIYLALERLFHRRRATVAPAPTAS; via the coding sequence ATGAACACCCGCAACGGGGTCTCGGCCTGGTGCATCGACCACCCCATCGCCACCTTGCTGCTGACCTTCGCCCTGGTCCTGCTCGGTGCCATCGCCTTCCCGCGCCTGCCGGTGGCGCCGCTGCCCGAGGCCGACTTCCCGACCATCCAGGTCACCGCCCAGTTGCCCGGCGCCAGCCCCGAGACCATGGCCTCGTCGGTCGCCACGCCCCTGGAGGTGCAGTTCAGCGCCATTCCCGGCATGACCCAGATGATCAGCAGCAGCGCCCTGGGCTCGACCAACCTGATCCTGCAATTCACCCTGGACAAGAACATCGACACCGCCGCCCAGGAGGTCCAGGCGGCGATCAACACCGCCACCGCGCGCCTGCCCCAGGACCTGCCCAGCCCGCCCACCTGGCGCAAGGTCAACCCCGCCGACAGCCCGGTGCTGATCCTCACCGTCAGCTCGGCGCAGATGCCCGGCAACCAACTGAGCGACTACGCCGAGACCCTGCTGGCCCGCCAGCTCAGCCAGATCGACGGCGTCGGCCTGATCAACATCACCGGGCAACTGCGCCCGGCCATCCGCGTGCAGGCCCAGCCCGAGAAGCTCGCCGCCATCGGCCTGACCCTGGCCGACATCCGCCAGGCCATCCAGCAGACCAGCCTCAACCTGGCCAAGGGCGCGCTGTACGGCGAACACAGCGTGTCGACCCTCGCCGCCAACGACCAGCTGTTCCACCCCGAGGACTACGCGAAGCTGATCGTCAGCTACCGCAACGGCGCCCCGGTGCACCTGGCCGACGTCGCCAAGGTGATCGACGGCGCCGAGAACGCCTACGTCAGGGCCTGGTCCGGCGAACAGCCGGGGTTGAACCTGGTGATCTTCCGCCAACCCGGCGCGAACATCGTCGACACCGTGGACCGGGTGATGGCTGCCCTGCCCCGCCTGCAGGAAATGCTGCCGGCAGCGGTCGAGGTGTCGGTGCTGCAGGACCGCACGCAGACCATCCGTGCCTCGCTGCACGAGGTCGAGCTGACCCTGCTGATCGCCGTGGCCCTGGTGATCGGGGTGATGGCGCTGTTCCTGCGCCAGTGGTCGGCGACCTTCATCGTTTCCAGCGTGCTCGGCGTGTCGCTGATCGCCAGTTGCGCATTGATGTACGTGTTCGGCTTCAGCCTCAACAACCTCACCCTGGTGGCCATCGTCATCGCCGTGGGTTTCGTGGTGGACGATGCCATCGTCGTGGTGGAGAACATCCACCGCCACCTGGAGGCCGGCGACGACAGCCGCACGGCCGCGCTCAAGGGCGCCGGCGAGATCGGCTTCACCGTGGTGTCGATCAGCTTCTCGCTGATCGCCGCGTTCATTCCGCTGCTGTTCATGGGCGGCGTGGTCGGCCGGCTGTTCAAGGAATTCGCCCTGACCGCCACCACGACCATCCTGATTTCGGTGGTGGTCTCGCTGACCCTGGCACCGACCCTCGCCGCGCTGTGCATGCGCCGCCCCGAGGCACAGCATGACGGTTTCGGCCAGCGCCTGGTGCGCTGGTACGAGAAGGGCCTGGACAGGGCCCTGGCGCACCAGCGCGTCACCCTCGGCGTGTTCGGCCTGACCCTGGCACTGGCGGTGGTCGGTTATGTGGCCATCCCCAAAGGCTTCTTCCCGTTGCAGGACACCGGTTTCATCCTCGGCACCAGCGAGGCGGCGGCCGATGTGTCCTACCCCGCGATGATCGAGAAGCACAAGGCCCTGGCGAAGATCATCGAAGCCGACCCGGCGGTGCGCGCCTTCTCCCATTCGGTCGGTGTCACCGGCAGCAACCAGACCATCGCCAACGGGCGCTTCTGGATCTCCCTCAAGCCCCGTGGCGAGCGCGACGTGTCGGCCAGCGAATGGATCGACCGCATGCGCGCGAAACTGGCGCAGGTTCCCGGCATCGTCCTGTACCTGCGCGCAGGGCAAGACATCAACCTCAGTTCCGGGCCGTCGCGCACCCAGTACCAGTACGTGCTCAAGAGCAACGACGGCGTTGCGCTGAACCTGTGGACCCAGCGCCTGACCGAACGCCTGCGCGAGAATCCAGCGTTCCGCGACCTGTCCAACGACCTGCAGTTGGGCGCCAGCGTCACCCGCATCGATATCGACCGCCAGGCCGCCGCGCGCTTCGGCCTGACCACCACCGACGTCGACCAGGCGCTGTACGATGCCTTCGGCCAGCGGCAGATCAGCGAGTTCCAGACCGAGACCAACCAGTACAAGGTGATCCTCGAACTGGACGCCCGCCAGCGCGGCAAGGCCGAGAGCCTCAACTATTTCTACCTGCGCTCGCCGCTGTCCGGCGAAATGGTGCCGTTGTCGGCCCTGGCCCATGTCGCGCCGCCCAGCACCGGGCCGCTGTCGATCAGCCACGACGGCCTGTTCCCGGCGGCCAACCTCTCGTTCAACCTGGCCCCCGGCGTGGCCCTGGGCGATGCGGTACAGATCCTCGAACGCACCCAGCGCGAACTGGGCATGCCCGACGCCATCGCCGGCAACTTCCAGGGCGCCGCCCAGGCCTTCCAGAGTTCACTGTCGAGCCAGCCCTACCTGATCCTCGCCGCGCTGGTGGCGGTGTACATCATCCTTGGCGTGCTCTACGAGAGCTTCGTGCACCCGCTGACCATCATCTCCACCCTGCCCTCGGCGGGCCTGGGCGCGCTGATCCTGCTCTGGGCGATGCGCCAGGACTTCACCATCATGGGCCTGATCGGCGTGGTGCTGCTGATCGGCATCGTCAAGAAGAACGGCATCCTGCTCATCGACTTCGCCCTCGAAGCCCAGCGCAACCGCGGCATGACGCCGGAGCAGGCGATCCACCAGGCGTGCCTGGTGCGCTTCCGCCCGATCATCATGACCACCCTGGCCGCGCTGCTCGGCGCACTGCCGCTGATGTTCGGCTTCGGCGCTGGCGCCGAACTGCGCCAGCCACTGGGTATCGCCGTGGTCGGCGGCCTGCTGGTGAGCCAGGCCCTGACGCTGTTCACCACCCCGGTCATATACTTGGCCCTGGAACGCCTGTTCCACCGCCGCCGGGCCACCGTCGCCCCCGCGCCGACCGCCAGTTGA
- a CDS encoding heavy metal response regulator transcription factor — protein sequence MRVLIIEDEEKTADYLHRGLTEQGFTVDLARDGIDGLHLALEGDYAVIVLDVMLPGLDGYGVLRALRARKQTPVIMLTARERVEDRIHGLREGADDYLGKPFSFLELVARLQALTRRSAVHEPLQIQVADLWIDLMARKASRAGQRLDLTAKEFSLLSVLARRQGEILSKTAIAELVWDINFDSDANVVEVAIKRLRAKLDGPFDNKLLHTIRGMGYVLENRG from the coding sequence ATGCGTGTGCTGATCATCGAAGACGAAGAAAAAACCGCCGACTACCTGCATCGCGGCCTCACCGAGCAGGGCTTTACCGTCGACCTGGCACGCGACGGCATCGACGGCCTGCACCTGGCCCTCGAAGGTGACTACGCGGTAATCGTGCTCGACGTGATGCTGCCTGGCCTCGATGGTTACGGGGTGCTGCGTGCGTTGCGGGCGCGCAAGCAGACGCCGGTGATCATGCTCACCGCCCGCGAGCGGGTCGAGGACCGCATCCACGGCCTGCGCGAAGGCGCCGACGACTACCTGGGCAAGCCGTTCTCGTTCCTCGAGTTGGTGGCCAGGTTGCAGGCCCTGACCCGACGCAGCGCGGTTCATGAACCGTTGCAGATCCAGGTCGCCGACCTGTGGATCGACCTGATGGCGCGCAAGGCCAGCCGGGCCGGCCAGCGCCTGGACCTGACCGCCAAGGAGTTTTCGTTGCTCAGCGTGCTGGCCCGGCGCCAGGGCGAGATCCTGTCCAAGACAGCCATCGCCGAACTGGTCTGGGACATCAATTTCGACAGTGACGCCAATGTCGTCGAGGTAGCGATCAAGCGCCTGCGCGCCAAGCTCGACGGGCCCTTCGACAACAAGCTGCTGCATACCATCCGAGGCATGGGCTATGTCCTGGAAAACCGTGGCTGA
- a CDS encoding efflux RND transporter periplasmic adaptor subunit, with product MRRPSRLLVLAALALVLLVAIGAWLGPRREATANRAASTIPVRVIAVAQQDVPRYLSAIGSVLSLHSVEVRPQVEGVLTQVLVKEGQWVKQGDLLATLDDRAIRANLDQARAQLGQTQAQLQVGKVNLKRYQLLSSDDGVSKQTLDQQQALVNQLQATIKGNQAAIDNAAVQLSYTQIRSPVSGRVGIRNVDPGNLVRTSDTQSLFNVTQIDPIAVEFALPQQQLPVLQGLLNSTTPAEVETYLDADGERSLLAKGHLMLIDNQVSATTGTVRVKAEFANQHGRLWPGQLVTVRLRTAVDEDALVVPPPVVQRSIDGHFVYRLDGDKVSAVPIKVVYQDSTLNVIAGVKAGDRLVLDGQSRLKPGSTVEVTPDTPAPAQMAESRSQP from the coding sequence ATGCGACGTCCGTCCCGCCTCCTCGTACTCGCCGCCCTGGCCCTGGTCCTGCTGGTCGCCATCGGCGCCTGGCTGGGGCCGCGCCGCGAAGCTACGGCCAACCGCGCCGCCAGCACGATACCGGTGCGAGTGATAGCCGTGGCCCAGCAGGACGTGCCGCGCTACCTCAGCGCCATCGGCTCGGTGCTGTCGCTGCACAGCGTCGAGGTGCGCCCGCAGGTCGAGGGCGTGCTGACCCAGGTGCTGGTCAAGGAAGGCCAGTGGGTCAAGCAGGGCGACCTGCTGGCCACCCTCGATGACCGGGCGATCCGTGCCAACCTCGACCAGGCCCGTGCCCAGCTCGGCCAGACCCAGGCGCAGTTGCAGGTGGGCAAGGTCAACCTCAAGCGCTACCAGTTGCTGAGCAGCGACGACGGCGTGTCCAAGCAGACCCTCGACCAGCAGCAGGCGCTGGTGAACCAGTTGCAGGCGACGATCAAGGGCAACCAGGCGGCCATCGACAATGCCGCGGTGCAGCTCAGCTACACGCAGATCCGCTCGCCGGTGAGCGGTCGCGTCGGCATTCGCAACGTCGACCCTGGCAACCTGGTCCGCACCAGCGACACCCAGAGCCTGTTCAACGTCACCCAGATCGACCCGATCGCCGTGGAATTCGCCCTGCCCCAACAGCAGCTCCCAGTCCTGCAGGGCCTGTTGAACTCAACCACGCCCGCCGAAGTGGAGACCTACCTGGACGCCGACGGCGAACGCAGCCTGCTCGCCAAGGGGCACTTGATGCTGATCGACAACCAGGTCTCGGCCACCACCGGCACGGTGCGGGTCAAGGCTGAGTTCGCCAACCAGCACGGACGTCTGTGGCCGGGCCAGCTGGTCACCGTGCGCCTGCGCACAGCGGTGGACGAGGACGCCCTGGTGGTGCCGCCACCGGTGGTACAGCGCAGCATCGACGGCCACTTCGTCTACCGTCTGGACGGCGACAAGGTCAGCGCCGTACCGATCAAGGTGGTGTACCAGGACAGCACGCTGAATGTCATTGCCGGGGTCAAGGCCGGCGATCGCCTGGTGCTGGACGGTCAGTCGCGACTCAAGCCCGGCAGCACCGTGGAGGTCACCCCCGACACCCCTGCCCCGGCGCAAATGGCCGAAAGCAGGAGCCAGCCATGA
- a CDS encoding OprD family porin, translating to MSFAFRFTPLFVALAATMPVAAQADEDKADGFIEGSTLNLHLRNAYFNRNEKNASIKDKREWGQGAVARFESGYTPGVIGFGLDAHAMVGLKLDGGDGRAGTSILPSAPEDKARHAFSTAGGAIKLKGFDTEFKAGDLFLTNPVIAGGESRMLPQTFRGVALTNNSIDGLMLEGGKVSFTKPYNQSGHRRINTYYSNQTPEQDSQNLSWAGASWSGTEGVTANLYAAELKDIWNQYYADFDYTYQVNDLVSLNPGVHFYHTQDTGQSKLGDIDNNTWSVHFTVAAGYHSVTAAYQRVNGDTPFDYINLGDSIFLDNSRMYSDFNAPNERSWKLQYDYDFAGLGIPGLSTSLSYSRGKADLTKASQDTQYYAFYNADGENARHWERDFDVKYVFQQGQLKDLSVLLRYATHRANAAYSNIQDNDEFRVIVDYPLNVF from the coding sequence GTGTCTTTCGCGTTTCGTTTCACCCCGTTGTTCGTTGCATTGGCCGCAACGATGCCCGTGGCCGCACAGGCCGATGAAGACAAGGCTGATGGCTTCATCGAGGGCTCCACGCTGAACCTGCATTTGCGTAATGCCTACTTCAACCGCAACGAGAAGAATGCCTCGATCAAGGACAAGCGCGAGTGGGGCCAGGGCGCCGTGGCGCGCTTCGAGTCCGGCTACACGCCTGGCGTGATCGGCTTCGGCCTCGACGCCCACGCCATGGTCGGCCTCAAGCTCGACGGCGGTGATGGCCGCGCCGGCACCTCGATCCTGCCGAGCGCGCCGGAGGACAAGGCGCGCCATGCCTTCTCCACTGCCGGCGGCGCGATCAAGCTCAAGGGTTTCGACACCGAGTTCAAGGCCGGCGACCTGTTCCTCACCAACCCGGTGATCGCCGGTGGCGAAAGCCGCATGCTGCCGCAGACCTTCCGCGGCGTCGCGCTGACCAACAACAGCATCGACGGGCTGATGCTCGAAGGCGGCAAGGTCAGCTTCACCAAGCCGTACAACCAGAGCGGCCACCGCCGCATCAACACCTACTACAGCAACCAGACGCCCGAGCAGGACAGCCAGAACCTGAGCTGGGCCGGTGCGTCGTGGAGCGGCACCGAGGGCGTCACCGCCAACCTCTACGCCGCCGAGCTGAAGGACATCTGGAACCAGTACTACGCCGACTTCGACTACACCTACCAGGTCAACGACCTGGTCAGCCTGAACCCGGGCGTGCACTTCTACCACACCCAGGACACCGGCCAGTCGAAGCTGGGCGACATCGACAACAACACCTGGAGCGTGCACTTCACCGTCGCCGCCGGGTACCACAGCGTCACCGCCGCCTACCAGCGGGTCAATGGCGACACGCCGTTCGACTACATCAACCTGGGCGACAGCATCTTCCTCGACAACTCGCGCATGTACTCGGACTTCAACGCGCCGAACGAGCGCTCGTGGAAGCTGCAGTACGACTATGACTTCGCCGGCCTCGGCATCCCAGGCCTGAGCACCTCGCTGTCGTACTCGCGCGGCAAGGCCGACCTGACCAAGGCCAGCCAGGACACCCAGTACTACGCCTTCTACAACGCCGACGGCGAAAATGCCCGGCACTGGGAGCGCGACTTCGACGTGAAGTACGTGTTCCAGCAAGGCCAACTGAAGGACCTGTCGGTGCTGCTGCGCTATGCCACGCACCGGGCCAACGCGGCGTACTCGAACATCCAGGACAACGACGAATTCCGCGTGATCGTGGATTATCCGTTGAACGTGTTCTGA
- a CDS encoding diguanylate cyclase, whose amino-acid sequence MPTRSPRSALYKSHPELVLNLGSCLAVLAIVAIVGYLLARERDSVEQSEMRSSSNIVQLIESDILRNVELYDQSLKGLIWAVQHPELLNVPTKLRQQILFNQAFSAPVRGDILWLDAKGDVLGDSTSAVPRQANFADTVAFQAHRDRPGLGLLISPPFKARLGNLDWCISFSRRISGANGEFQGLAAGALRLSYFNELFQRLDIGVDSSINLLNTDGQLLARQPTRPQDPLIGTSFSERPNFKRILSERSGSFTARSTAYEGQRLYTFARVADLPLIVLVAHSADEVFQSWRRTAIMVSVATGVLCIGILWLTLLLGRELRRRHDAELGLATLAATDSLTGLANRRRLDQVLRQEWARAQRNRKPLAVLMVDVDHFKAFNQRHGHAGGDHVLREVATTIELCIRRPADLAARYGGEEFQVVLPETELAGARLLAERIRASVEAMPPFGDDERSVTVSVGIGLHIPGTHQDLAALLGDADEALYRAKANGRNRVEGPEG is encoded by the coding sequence TTGCCCACCCGATCACCACGATCCGCCCTGTACAAGTCACACCCCGAGCTGGTCCTCAACCTGGGCAGCTGCCTTGCCGTGCTCGCCATAGTGGCCATCGTCGGCTACCTGCTGGCCCGCGAGCGCGACAGCGTCGAGCAATCGGAAATGCGCTCGTCGAGCAATATCGTGCAACTGATCGAAAGCGACATCCTGCGTAACGTCGAGCTCTACGACCAGTCGCTCAAGGGCCTGATCTGGGCCGTGCAGCACCCCGAGCTGCTCAACGTGCCGACCAAGCTGCGCCAGCAGATCCTGTTCAACCAGGCCTTCTCCGCGCCGGTGCGCGGCGACATTCTCTGGCTCGACGCCAAGGGCGACGTGCTCGGCGACTCCACCAGCGCGGTGCCGCGCCAGGCCAACTTCGCCGACACCGTGGCCTTCCAGGCGCACCGCGACCGCCCGGGCCTGGGCCTGCTGATCAGCCCGCCGTTCAAGGCACGGCTGGGCAACCTGGACTGGTGCATCAGTTTCAGCCGGCGCATCTCCGGCGCCAACGGCGAGTTCCAGGGCCTGGCCGCCGGGGCCCTGCGCCTGTCCTATTTCAACGAACTGTTCCAGCGCCTGGACATCGGCGTGGACAGCAGCATCAACCTGCTCAATACCGATGGCCAGCTGCTGGCGCGCCAGCCGACCCGGCCGCAGGATCCACTGATCGGCACCAGCTTCAGCGAGCGCCCCAACTTCAAGCGCATCCTCAGCGAGCGCAGTGGCAGCTTCACCGCCCGCTCGACGGCCTATGAGGGCCAGCGCCTCTACACCTTCGCCCGGGTCGCCGACCTGCCGTTGATCGTGCTGGTGGCCCACTCGGCCGATGAAGTGTTCCAGTCGTGGCGGCGTACCGCGATCATGGTCAGCGTGGCCACCGGCGTGCTGTGCATCGGTATCCTCTGGCTGACCTTGCTGCTGGGCCGCGAGCTACGTCGGCGCCACGATGCCGAACTGGGTCTGGCCACCCTCGCCGCCACCGACAGCCTCACCGGCCTTGCCAACCGCCGCCGCCTCGACCAGGTGCTGCGCCAGGAATGGGCGCGCGCTCAGCGCAACCGCAAGCCGCTGGCGGTGCTGATGGTGGATGTGGATCACTTCAAGGCCTTCAACCAGCGCCATGGCCATGCCGGTGGCGACCATGTGCTGCGCGAGGTGGCCACTACCATCGAGCTGTGCATCCGCCGTCCTGCGGACCTGGCGGCGCGTTACGGCGGGGAGGAGTTCCAGGTGGTGCTGCCGGAAACCGAGTTGGCCGGCGCCCGGTTGCTGGCCGAGCGGATTCGCGCCAGCGTCGAGGCGATGCCGCCATTCGGCGATGACGAGCGGTCGGTGACGGTCAGTGTGGGGATTGGCCTGCATATCCCCGGTACCCATCAGGACCTGGCGGCGCTGCTGGGCGATGCGGACGAGGCGTTGTATCGAGCCAAGGCCAATGGCCGGAACCGGGTGGAAGGACCCGAGGGTTGA
- a CDS encoding methyl-accepting chemotaxis protein, protein MLALVLGAGQWWLGAPLLESVLEVAAAVGLSSLAIRLLLRPYERLRRQAQAIADNPLSQRLYTGRRDGLGQIEFAMRMLKAQLGAVVGRIGDTSSRLAGHSGSLAEALHSSHANSLEQQNEADQVATAIQQMSASVAQVASSAQMAAMAADQAEDETQSGHQLVDRNRCAIQDLAGSLVEASEVIQQLENHSSEISGVLDVIRGIAEQTNLLALNAAIEAARAGDQGRGFAVVADEVRGLAQRTAQSTHDIQRMIGALQDGARAAVQVMQQSSAHAGHSVEQAQLASDALDSISVRVNQINEMSLQIAAAVEQQSQVSENINRNINSIRQASEATVSVGQRSHSSASDVADLAKDLRRLADEFWRRCQ, encoded by the coding sequence GTGCTGGCGCTGGTGCTGGGCGCCGGGCAGTGGTGGCTGGGGGCACCGTTGCTGGAATCCGTGTTGGAGGTGGCGGCGGCGGTCGGCTTGAGCAGCCTGGCGATCCGGTTGCTGTTACGCCCGTACGAGCGGCTGCGCCGACAGGCCCAGGCGATTGCCGACAACCCACTCAGCCAGCGGCTGTATACCGGCCGGCGCGACGGCCTGGGGCAGATCGAGTTCGCCATGCGCATGCTCAAGGCGCAGCTGGGCGCGGTGGTCGGACGTATCGGCGACACCTCGTCGCGCCTGGCCGGGCATTCGGGCTCCCTGGCCGAGGCACTGCACAGCAGCCACGCCAACAGCCTGGAGCAGCAGAACGAGGCCGACCAGGTGGCCACGGCGATCCAGCAGATGAGCGCCAGCGTCGCCCAGGTAGCCAGCAGCGCGCAGATGGCGGCGATGGCGGCCGACCAGGCGGAAGACGAGACCCAGTCCGGGCATCAGCTGGTCGACCGCAACCGCTGCGCGATCCAGGACCTGGCGGGCTCGCTGGTGGAGGCCAGCGAGGTGATCCAGCAACTGGAAAACCACAGCAGCGAGATTTCCGGGGTGCTTGATGTGATCCGTGGCATTGCCGAGCAGACCAACCTGCTGGCGCTCAACGCCGCCATCGAGGCGGCGCGGGCGGGTGACCAGGGGCGGGGGTTCGCGGTGGTCGCCGACGAGGTGCGTGGCCTGGCCCAGCGCACCGCGCAGTCGACCCACGATATCCAGCGCATGATCGGCGCCCTGCAGGATGGGGCTCGCGCGGCGGTGCAAGTGATGCAGCAGAGCAGCGCGCATGCCGGGCACAGCGTCGAGCAGGCGCAACTGGCCAGCGACGCGCTGGACAGCATCAGCGTGCGGGTCAACCAGATCAACGAGATGAGCCTGCAGATCGCTGCGGCGGTGGAGCAGCAGAGCCAGGTCAGCGAGAACATCAACCGCAACATCAACAGCATCCGCCAGGCCAGTGAGGCGACGGTCAGCGTCGGGCAGCGCAGCCACAGCAGTGCCAGTGACGTGGCGGACCTGGCCAAGGACCTGCGGCGACTGGCGGACGAGTTCTGGCGGCGTTGTCAGTGA